A stretch of the Desulfobacter sp. genome encodes the following:
- a CDS encoding SDR family oxidoreductase → MKIQGKTALVLGAVKGIGKGIGLALADQGCRLVLTRHDWEEAYEAMEKSFSDSGAEYSICKADLRSPQAVEALAEFIKKKYGSLDILINNIERGGWPTVHGAYVEDQWDLEMETTLKAKRWVFESMLPLLKTSKEAVVINLSSVAGIVGRTGPAALVFNDGYAAANRAVSSFTEIWARMGAPNVRVNELMLGLFETRHAQGTRGWKEVLTDEEKQSLVRHTLVGRTGTVEDVVKAINFIIKEAPYMTGSVLRLDGGFVLAGEPVLPMPQGIV, encoded by the coding sequence ATGAAAATCCAAGGGAAAACAGCCCTGGTTCTCGGGGCGGTCAAAGGGATAGGTAAAGGCATTGGCCTGGCCCTGGCAGACCAGGGCTGCCGTCTTGTTCTCACCCGCCATGACTGGGAAGAGGCATACGAGGCCATGGAAAAATCCTTTTCCGACTCAGGGGCGGAGTATTCTATTTGCAAGGCAGACCTTCGCAGCCCCCAGGCGGTTGAGGCCCTTGCTGAATTTATTAAAAAAAAATACGGCAGCCTTGATATATTGATCAACAATATTGAGCGGGGCGGGTGGCCCACGGTCCACGGTGCCTATGTGGAAGACCAGTGGGACCTGGAAATGGAAACCACCCTCAAGGCCAAGCGCTGGGTCTTTGAATCCATGCTGCCGCTGCTCAAGACCTCAAAAGAGGCTGTGGTCATCAATCTGTCTTCCGTTGCAGGGATTGTAGGCAGGACCGGGCCTGCCGCTCTGGTCTTTAACGACGGCTATGCCGCAGCCAACAGGGCGGTGTCTTCTTTTACCGAAATCTGGGCCAGGATGGGGGCGCCCAATGTCCGGGTGAATGAACTCATGCTGGGTCTGTTTGAAACCCGTCATGCCCAGGGTACCCGGGGGTGGAAAGAGGTGCTCACTGATGAGGAGAAACAATCCCTTGTCCGGCATACCCTGGTAGGTCGTACCGGCACGGTGGAAGATGTGGTCAAGGCCATTAATTTTATCATTAAAGAGGCGCCTTATATGACCGGAAGTGTGCTGAGGCTGGACGGCGGCTTTGTGCTGGCCGGTGAACCTGTGCTCCCCATGCCCCAGGGTATTGTCTAA
- a CDS encoding dodecin domain-containing protein, translating to MGESVYKIIDLVGSSPTSWEDAAATAIEKASSSLRDLRIAEVNKLDIKVENGKPAQFRASLRVSFKYQD from the coding sequence ATGGGTGAAAGTGTTTACAAAATTATCGATCTTGTGGGATCCAGCCCCACATCCTGGGAAGATGCTGCTGCAACCGCCATTGAAAAGGCAAGCTCTTCTTTGAGGGACTTGCGCATTGCCGAGGTCAATAAACTGGATATCAAAGTTGAAAACGGCAAGCCCGCCCAGTTCAGGGCCAGTTTAAGGGTGTCATTCAAATACCAGGATTAA
- a CDS encoding nitroreductase, which produces MDSSLPPGGRGLQQKGLGPKEWAILYHASLAPSGHNSQPWCVRINDPREWVVGADQKRGLKVVDPENREMLLSIGAFLENLVQAAKSYGYDPRVKVIGRSRFDQDLARVRLLAIVPNQASLSRITLRRTVKSNLKPGEIGSADIKAFNKAVGDGFYYFPRNSGHGRLMAESAVENFKRQFENKAAMEEAAFWTRLSDRDAKKFRDGLTTDGMEINGVIGWGVRTFMKSRDVTGETWRKKAVEKVAAQAGQGGGWVVITSRGNSVADLIDTGRRFQRMALLARERNIGIHPMTQSLEEPHGQKTIQENHDASMVPQFMLRVGYLDQYPDPVSLRRPVHWFLV; this is translated from the coding sequence ATGGATTCTTCATTGCCGCCGGGTGGCCGGGGGCTGCAGCAAAAAGGTCTTGGTCCAAAGGAATGGGCAATACTTTACCATGCCTCTCTTGCGCCAAGCGGTCATAACAGCCAGCCCTGGTGTGTCCGGATTAACGATCCCCGTGAGTGGGTGGTGGGGGCGGATCAAAAAAGAGGCTTAAAGGTGGTGGATCCGGAAAACCGTGAGATGTTATTGTCCATTGGTGCGTTTTTGGAAAACCTGGTTCAGGCGGCAAAAAGTTACGGGTATGATCCCCGGGTTAAGGTGATTGGCCGGAGTCGGTTTGACCAGGACCTTGCCCGTGTCAGGCTTTTGGCTATTGTTCCAAACCAGGCCTCCTTGTCCCGGATTACACTCAGGAGAACGGTCAAGTCCAACTTGAAGCCTGGGGAGATCGGCAGCGCTGATATTAAAGCCTTTAACAAAGCGGTTGGAGACGGGTTTTATTATTTCCCCCGGAACTCCGGCCATGGACGGCTTATGGCCGAGTCGGCCGTGGAAAATTTTAAACGCCAATTTGAAAATAAAGCGGCCATGGAAGAGGCGGCGTTTTGGACACGGCTGTCGGATCGTGATGCCAAGAAATTCAGGGACGGATTGACCACGGACGGAATGGAGATCAACGGTGTGATTGGATGGGGGGTGCGAACCTTTATGAAATCCAGGGATGTAACCGGTGAAACCTGGCGGAAAAAGGCGGTTGAAAAGGTGGCCGCCCAGGCGGGTCAGGGTGGTGGATGGGTGGTGATTACAAGCCGCGGAAACTCGGTGGCCGACCTGATAGATACCGGCCGCAGATTCCAGCGCATGGCCTTGCTGGCCCGGGAAAGAAATATCGGTATCCACCCCATGACCCAGTCTCTGGAAGAGCCCCATGGTCAAAAAACCATTCAAGAGAACCACGATGCATCCATGGTTCCCCAGTTCATGCTCCGGGTGGGGTATCTGGATCAGTATCCTGATCCGGTCAGTCTAAGGCGGCCGGTGCATTGGTTTTTGGTCTGA
- a CDS encoding TetR/AcrR family transcriptional regulator, with protein MTRKRLISAVGSILGREGFKGIGVNAVAREAGVDKVLIYRYFGGLPGLIAAFGKEGDFWPSALEMAGGDIKAFSRLSLEKRLSSFSRYFISALRKRPVTLNIMAWEMVEVNDLTRELEAVREKSILEFFKLFFRTNQNADQIQTGMMLVGAALSYLLIRSDHIEVYGGLGLTTDEDWERIQSGVETIVKGIVNFNRINLS; from the coding sequence ATCACTAGAAAAAGGCTGATTTCTGCTGTGGGCAGCATCCTTGGCCGAGAAGGGTTCAAGGGGATCGGCGTCAATGCCGTTGCCCGGGAGGCAGGGGTGGATAAGGTATTGATTTACCGGTATTTTGGGGGGCTGCCCGGTCTGATTGCCGCCTTTGGAAAGGAGGGCGATTTTTGGCCCTCTGCCCTGGAAATGGCCGGAGGAGATATCAAAGCCTTTTCCCGGCTCTCTTTGGAAAAAAGGCTTTCTTCTTTTTCCCGGTATTTTATTTCAGCCTTAAGAAAGCGGCCGGTGACGTTGAATATCATGGCCTGGGAAATGGTGGAGGTCAACGACCTGACCCGGGAGCTTGAAGCGGTCAGGGAAAAAAGTATTCTGGAGTTTTTCAAGCTTTTTTTTAGGACAAATCAGAACGCAGATCAGATTCAGACCGGTATGATGCTGGTCGGGGCTGCCTTGAGTTATCTGTTGATCCGTTCAGACCATATTGAGGTATACGGCGGTCTTGGACTTACCACAGATGAAGACTGGGAACGGATTCAGTCGGGCGTCGAAACCATTGTCAAGGGGATTGTAAATTTCAACAGGATAAATCTGTCCTGA
- a CDS encoding LysR family transcriptional regulator yields the protein MTLRQLELFLALVKAPHLSQVAKDYGLTQSAVSMAIKALEETLGKPLFDRIHKRLVINENGRYFYRMVDPLVFGLRESEMMFRDQDLLGDIKIGASSSIANYILPQIIYEFAEQYGGVRLEKITGNTEEIGRLIEDGDVDIGFVEADYASTEIERKVLGLDELYVVTGDRDLVRDEEYNLDELLSKRWILREEGSGTREVFLHYMEKYKKRFRPFLEVGHTEAVKSVLRNKGAVSCLSRISVMNELSAGQLFRLKIRDFKFTRSFYTIWHKNKYFSSVLQAFLFYTKERYKAVYESQTHIH from the coding sequence GTGACATTACGGCAGCTTGAATTGTTTCTTGCCCTGGTAAAAGCCCCCCATCTGAGCCAGGTCGCAAAGGATTACGGATTGACCCAATCTGCAGTGTCCATGGCTATCAAGGCCCTTGAGGAGACCCTGGGCAAGCCTTTGTTTGACCGGATTCATAAACGGCTGGTGATCAATGAGAACGGCCGGTATTTTTACAGAATGGTTGACCCTCTGGTCTTTGGTCTTCGGGAAAGTGAAATGATGTTCAGGGATCAGGATCTGCTCGGAGATATCAAGATCGGTGCCAGTTCTTCCATTGCCAATTATATTCTGCCCCAGATCATCTATGAGTTTGCCGAGCAGTACGGCGGGGTTCGGCTGGAAAAAATCACAGGGAATACCGAAGAAATCGGAAGACTCATCGAAGACGGAGATGTGGATATCGGTTTTGTGGAAGCTGACTATGCAAGCACTGAGATCGAGCGCAAGGTTCTGGGGCTGGATGAGCTTTATGTGGTTACCGGGGATAGGGATCTGGTCAGGGACGAAGAGTACAATCTGGACGAACTTTTGTCCAAGCGATGGATACTCAGGGAAGAAGGGTCGGGAACCCGTGAGGTTTTTCTTCATTATATGGAAAAGTATAAAAAGCGGTTTAGGCCTTTTTTAGAGGTGGGTCACACAGAGGCGGTGAAATCAGTCCTGAGGAATAAGGGGGCTGTCAGCTGTCTTTCCAGAATATCGGTTATGAACGAATTAAGTGCCGGCCAATTGTTTCGTCTAAAGATAAGGGATTTCAAGTTCACCCGGTCTTTTTATACCATCTGGCATAAAAATAAGTATTTCAGTTCTGTGCTCCAGGCCTTTCTCTTTTATACAAAAGAACGGTACAAGGCTGTATACGAAAGTCAGACACATATTCATTAG